CCTCGAACCCCAGCCCCGACTGGTTCTTCATGTGGGTGTTCGGCTCGCTGAAGATGATCCCCGCGGAGGTGACCCTCGCCGGGACGACCGTCGTCCTCGGCGGGTGGGCGGAGTTCATCGGCGGCATCCTGATCCCGATGGTGATCATCGGCGTCATGATCGTCTGGCCGCTGATCGACAACACGGAGGAGCCCCAGCACTTCACGGTCGACCCGCTCGACCGCCCCGCCCAGACCGCCCTCGGTGTGGGGGCGATCATGCTCACCATCGTCCTCTCCATCGACGGGATGCGCGGGACGGTCGCCACGGTGCTGGGCGTCTCCACCAACGCGCTGTACCCCTACCTCGTGGCGATGACGGTCGGCATCCCGGTGCTGTACACCCTGCTCGTCTACGCCCTGCTCAAACGCCGACAGCACCGGCTCGCCGGGTAGATGCGCGTCCCGCTCTCCCCCGCGGCGCTCCGCCGGCTCGACCTGGCGAGCAAACTCGCCGGCCTCCTCCTGCTCGCGGTCGCGCTGGAGGGTTCACTTGGTAGCTGGTCCCTCTTGGTTGGCCTCGCCGGCCTCGTCGTCGGCGGCGCCACGATCTTCCTCGATCCCGCGAAGTAGGGGATCACACCAGTTCCCGACGGAGGAAAAAGCCCGCGAGGACGACGGTACAGGCGCCGAGCACTAGTATTCCGAGCGTCCCGATCACACCGGAGTAGAAGAACAACTGGACGGCGATCCGGTTGGCGGTGCCTCTGGCCGCCAGCCCGCCGGTTGCCAGGCCGAAGGCCACCAGCCAGAGGCCGAACCCGAGCGCCCCGGCCCGCGCGAGCCACGGGTGGACGAACCGGTCGAAGAAGCCGTCCGCCGCCTCGGGGCCGGGCGGGCGCTCGCGCATCCCTCCTCAGCTCCCGTCGCCGACGTCGTCGGGCGCGTCGGCCAGCAGGTCGTCGGCCGTCAGGAGCGACTCCAGTTCGACGTCGTGCTCGGCGAGGTTCTCGGCCGCGCCCTCCTGTCGGTCGACGACGACGATGACGCGGTCGACCACGGCACCGGCCTCGCGGAGCGCCTCGACCGCGTCGACCGCGCTCTGGCCGGTCGTGGCGATGTCCTCGAGGACGACGACCTCCTCCCCCTCGGCGAGGTCGCCCTCGATCCGGTTGCCGGTGCCGTACTCCTTGGCCTGCTTGCGCGCGATGACGTAGGGCTGTCCGGTCTCGACGCTCGTGACGGCGACGAGCGGCACGGCACCGAGCGCGACGCCGGCGAGTTTCGCGTCCCCGACCCTGTCGGCGAAGGCCTCCGCGATCAGTTCCAGCGAGCGGGGATCGGTCTCGAAGACGTACTTGTCGACGTAGTACTCGGAGGTCCCGCCGTGTGAGAGCTCGAACTCCCCGAACTTCACGGCGTCGGCGTCCCGGAGCGCGTCGATGAGGTCCTGACTGGTCATGTCACAGTCCCGGTGCCCGCGCGACTAATACCCGCCGGAACTAGGCCGGCCCGGGCGGCGCACCCGCGCTGATCTGGGTCAGTCCGAGCAGCGCGAGCAGGAGGCCGGCGACGGCGACGCCGGCGGCCAGCAGCGGCGCGGTTATCTGTGCGGCGAAGATGGCCACGCCGCTCCCGCCGAGCAACAACACCGTCCCGCCCGCGACGCTCGCGGTGCTCTCGAGGGTCCGCTCGCCCATCGCCTCCGCGTACAGCAATCGCGTGCCGCCGAGACCGAGGACGCCCCCGAGGATGCCGAACACGACGGGGACCGCCAGCAGGAGGCCGTCGACGCCGCGGACGAGCCGGTAGCCGCCCACGGCGGCGATGCCGAGCGATCCCAGTGCGAGCAGCGACGCGCCGGCGAGGCGGGCTTGGGCCCCTTCGATCGAAGTACTCACGTCTGGAAGCCGCTTCTCGAGCCACTGCCCTGTGCGTTGCGCTTCGCCGTCGCTTCTCGGGTGTGGAAAATACGAGATGAGAGACCGGTCAGAAGGGCGCTTCGGGGCCTTCGTCGTCGTCGCCGCCGCTCGACTCGTGGCCCGGGAAGGAGGGGCTGGTCGAACCGCCGGCCATGCCCTCGTTGCCGCCCATGCCGGTGTTGGCGTGGACCTCGGTGATCTCGGGGATCTCCTTGGTCATGCGCGTCTTGATGGCCTGGATGGTCATCGGGGAGATGCCACAGCCCGAACACGCGCCGCCGAGCTGGATGGACACCTCGCCGGTCTCCCGGTCGATGTCCTGGATGGCCGCGCTACCGCCGTGCATCTGGATCTGCGGGAAGTTGCGGCGCAGGAAGTTCGTGATCTGCTCACGAAGGTCGTCGTCGCCGCCCTCGGTTTCGGTGCTCATAGTACATCTCCTTTGGTCGTCACCGTGCTTAGGCTTTTGGACTCACCCGTTCGGGTGGCCCGGTGGCGGCCGCTCAGGCCACCGCCGTGAGCACGCCGCTGGTCCGGACCGCGAAGTAGATCACGAACGCGACCGCGAGCAGCCACTGGCCGACGTGGACGTCGCGGAACTCGCCCTGCGCGGTCTTCACGATGGGGTAACTGATGATCCCCGCCGCGATCCCGTAGGCGATGGAGTAGGTCAGCGGCATCACCATGATGGTCAGCCCGGCCGGCACCGCGTGGGCGAAGTCGTCCCACTGGATGTCGGTGACGTTGCCCATCAGGAGCACCGCCACGACCACCAGCGCGATGTGGGAGGCGTACTGCGGGATGGCCGCCGCGAGCGGCACGACGACCAGCGAGGCCAGGAAGAGCAGGCCGATCACGAGCGCGGTCATCCCGGTTCGACCGCCCTCCTCGACGCCCGCCGCGGACTCGATGTAGGTCGTGACCGTCGAGGTCCCGAGCATCCCGCCGACGGTGGTCCCGACCGCGTCCGCCATCAGCGGTCTGTCGATGTCGGGGAAGTCGCCGTCCTCGTCGAGGAAGCCGCCGGCCTGACCGACGCCGACGAGCGTCCCCGCGGTGTCGAAGAAGTCCACGAAGAAGAAGGTGAACACGATCAGCGAGAACACGAACGGTTCGACGTTCGTGAACCCGTCGAGGAAGGCGCCGATCAGCGGCGTGATGTCGTACTGGGGGTCGGGGATGCTCGCGGGCGTGAGCGTCCCGCGCCCGAACATGCCCGCCGCGGTCAGGCCCCACCCGAGCAGCGTCGTGCCGACGATGCCGATGACGATCGAGCCCTTGATCCCCGCCGCGTAGAGCGCGAACGTGAGGAAGAGGCCGAACACCGACAGGATCGCCACCGGATCGCTGGCCACGTCACCCAGCGCCAGAAGCGTCGCGGGATCGTCGACGACGATCCCCATCGCCTGGAACCCGATGATCGCCAGAAAGAGCCCGATCCCGGTCCCGACCCCGAACTTCACCGGCTCGGGGAACAGGTTGATGATGTACTCGCGCGCACCGATCGCGGTCAGAACGATGAAGATCACACCCTCCGTGACGATCGCGGCGAGGGCCGTCTGCCAGGGCACGCCCATCACGCCGACGACGGTGATCGCGAAGAAGGCGTTCAGCCCGAGTCCGGGAGCCAGCCCGAACGGCCGGTTCGCGTAGAACGCCATCACGAAGATCGCGACCGCGGAGGCGAGGATCGTCACCACCGCCAGCATCTGGAACACCTCGCCGGCGCTGTACCCTTCCAGCGCGATCCCGCCGGGGGTGTTGTCGTCGGGGAACGCCGTCAGGATCGCCGGGTTCACGACGACGATGTAGCTCATCGTCAGGAAGGTCGTGATCCCCGCGAGGATCTCCGTCCGCAGGTCCGTGCCGTGCTCTGCGAACCCGAAGTAGTTCGCGAACCAGGAGTCCTGGCCCCCGTCCGTCACCGCCTCGTCACCCGCCGCCGGTTCGTCGGACATGCTTCGTCGTCGCAAACGTTTCTCCCCAGCCTGTTATGTATTTCTTTGCCGGTAGTGTTCGCGGTGTAACATCTCGACCCACCGAACCGGACGGAGCCGAGAAGGCTGCCGAACTGGGCAGTGACGGGCGTTGGAGACGCTTCGGCTCCCCGACCGATTCTGGATCGTGACAGATGAACTGCAAGTCGCCTGTCTCACAGGTCAGGCCGGATCGACGATCACTCGCTGGTGTCGAACCCGAACACGCGCTGGAGTTCGGTCTCGATCTCGTCGAGGTAGCGGTCCATGATCGAGTCGAACTTCTCCTCGCCGACGACGACGCCCTGCAGGCGGTCGTACGGGTCGTCGGGGAGTTCGATGCGGAACCGCCCGTCGCCCTCGTAGAAGGGCTCGCTCTCCGAGAGGACGAACTGGTCGATGCCGTGGATCAGCTCGGAGTCGTAGCGGTCGTTCATCGTCTGGAAGGCGTTCTTGTACGCCCGCTGGAGCTCCGTGAAGTAGTTGGCGTACTTGTCCTCGAATCGCTCGGGATCGAACTCGGCCATACTCTGTGCTCCGTGAGCGAGCCCTAAAACCTGCGTCACTCGTCGTCGGCGTCGCCGACGGTCTCGCGTCCGGGGAGGTCGAACCCCCGGTCGGGCAGCGCCAGCTGGTACAGCCCGATCCCGGCGACGGCCGACAGCGCGATGGCCGCCGCGATGGGGAGCCACACCGCCGTCGAGAGCAGTCGCTCCGGGCCGATCTGCCGGGGCACGACCGTCGCGACGACCACCGCCAGGATCGACATGGTGAAGACCACGCCGAAGGCGAAGCCCGCCCCGAAGACGAGCCGCTCGCGCTCGGTCGTCTCGTCCGGTTCTGATCGTGCCATGGGATAACACTCGTCACTCGAACGTGTTAGCTCTGGTGGCCGTTCGAACTGGGTCAGTCGTCCCCGTCGACGAGCGCGGTCCCGTCGTGTGCGTCGGGGACGGTCGTCGCCACCAGGCGCTGTTCGATCCGGCGGAGGTGCTGACCGACGACGCTGGCCGAACAGTCCAGTTCGGCCGCGATGTCCGCGTGCGTCGCGGCCCGCGGGTTCTCGTAGTAGCCCAGTTCGACGGCCGTGAGCAACACCTCCTGCTGGCGCTCGGTCAGTTCCCGGAACCGCTGGCTGGTCTCCGGATCGTGTCTCCGGACGTACTTGACGTGGACGTCGGCGAGTTCGCGCGTCTCCGCCAGTCGGTCCCGCAAGGCCTCCTGACTCCCCGTCTCGACGATTTCGAGCGTCGACGGCTCGTGGTCGACGAACCGGATGGGGAACTCCATGGAGACCCCGAAAGACTGGCGGATCGAGAGCAACCGCTCGAACGTCTCGTCGGGATGAAAGCGCAACTGCGCGACGAGCGTCTCCCCCTGCTCTGTGACCCTCGCGTCGACGACCTTCTGCGGGACCGCGTCGAGACACGTTCGCAGCGTCTCCGCGTCGCCGTCGACCTCGTAGACGACCAGCACCGTGCCGTCGGCGAGAAACTCGAACGACCGGATCGCCTCGAAGTACACGTCGACGTCCCACAGCGCTCGCTCCCCCAGATCGAAGTATCCTCGCTCCGGTGTTATCGTGAACGCGACCTCCCACATACTGTTAACCTCACCCCCGAACTGGTCGTTCGTTACGGCCCCTCCATATAAAAATATAATCATGACCGTACGAATATATACCCTTCGTCCGCTACAGCGTTAGTTTGCGGTGTGGACGCAGACACCGCAGTGAGAAGCGTGGGGATGGCAACGACCGACCCCACCGATCGGTGCTTCGCGGGACGGGTCCGACTGCACGGGTGCGGATCCGCACGGGGACCCCGCGTCCCCGTCCGCTCCGGCCGTCACCCGTCTCGACGAAAGCGGGCGGATCGCCACCCGCCCTCTCTCCCTCGACCTGCGAGACCGCTCCCCCAATGCGCAGGACCGATCTCACCGCCGTCTGCGCCGTTTTTTGCGACCTCGGGCCCGTTCGCACACTCGGCAGTCCATCGCTCCCGATAAACCACAGGTCGCTATAGCAAACGTCGCCCGTGGCCGGTTACCCGAGCTGCTCGCCGACCAGTTCGTCGGCGTGCTCGACGAACTCGGCTTCCCGACCGGCGGGGATGGTCGCCCCGGCGGCGACGTCGTGACCGCCACCGCCGCCGCCGACCGCTGCGCTGGCCTCGCCCATCACCGCCGAGAGGTCGAGCCCCTGCGCGACCAGGCGGCCGGTCCCCCGCGAGGACACTTTGGTCTCGTCCTCGTTCTTCCGGGCGAAGGCGACGATCGGGCGGTCGCGGTCGACGCCGTCGACCCCGACGGCCATGCCCGCGACGATGCCGACGATGGTCTCCCGGATCTCCTCGCCCGCGTCGAACCACTGGAGGTGCTCCTCCCGTGTCACGCCCGTCTCTTTGACCCACTGGAGCCCCTCCGAGAGGTTCCGGCGGTGGTTCCGGAGGAGTTTCCGGGCCCGCTCGAGTCCCTCGTCGCGGTCGCCGAGACAGACCGCCAGGCCGACGTCGGCCCGCTCGTAGCGGGCGGTCGCGTTCAACAGCGTGGAGAACTCGCTGGCGTCCCGCAACTCGGTCCCGGACGGCTCCGCGAGGAGGGTGTAGGTCGTCCCCACGAGCGCGTCCACCTTGTCGGCGGGGACGCCTTTCTGCAGCGCGCGCTGGACGAGCGAACTGGCGACGGTCTGGCGCTCGTCGTCGGTCAGGTCCACCCAGCGCCGCCACTCGCCGTCCTCCTTGAGATCGAGCCCCAGCCCGTCCAGAAACCGGATCGCGCCGCTCTGGTTGTTGCTGATCCCCGGAATACGGACCTCGCTGGCGTACTCGAGCAGTTTCGGCAGCGGCCGGGTCTGTTTCCCGTAGAAGGCGATGTCCGTGCCCTCTTCGAGGACTCCTGCCTCGACTCCCTCGGCGACGATCTCCCGGTTCGCGCCGACGAGTTCGCCGCCCACTGCCTGCATGTCGCCGACGGCGCCGACGACCGCCAGTCTGGCGAGGTCGCGGTTGTCGACCCCGTCGTCTTCCAGCGCCCGCGCGAGGACGTAGCTGGCGCCCGCCCCCGAGAGCTCCGAAGCCCCGTCGATGCCCTCCAGCAGAGGGTTGAGGTGGAACTCCGTCTCGGTTTCGGCGGGCTGGTGGTGGTCGGCGATCACGGGCGTGAAGTCGCCCGCGGCCTCGTGCTCGCCGATGGCGTCGAGTTGCCCGCTTCCGAAGTCGGTGAACAGGACCGTCTCCTCCTCGCGGGCCGCGATGGTCGCGATCTCGTCGGGGTCGAGCTGTTTCTTGAACACGACCTCGAAGTCGATTCCGGCCCGTTCGAGGGCCGTCGCGGCGATTCCCGCGCTCGTCAGTCCGTCGGCGTCGATGTGCGACGCGAGCAACACCGCCTCGGCGCGCCGCAGGCGCTCGGCACACGCCGCGGCGCGGTCGTCGAGCGCTCCTACTGGGCCGGCCATTGGCAGTTTCTTATCGCGGTCTCCGGTTTAAACCTCCGGTCCGGTGGTGGCTCCCACGCGACAAGGACCGGTCGTTGTCGGGCGATTACGGCGCGCCTCCGGTACCCGATCATGCGAAATGCTACCGAGAATGTAATTTATCGGACCGTCAGCCCCGCAACGCCGCCGCCGAACTCCTCACCGCTCGTCGAGGGCCGCGACGGCGTCGGTGGCGAGTTCCTCGAAGTCCGCTCGCTCGGGAATCACGTCCACGTCGATGCCGTGGGAGCGGGCGGTCTCGGCCGTCGGGTCGCCGATCACGCCGACGACGGCGTCTTCCAGGCCCCTCACGGCCTCGTCCCGGACGCCGCGCTCGGCGGCCGCCGCGAGGAAGTGCTCGACGGTCAGCGAGGAGGTAAACAGCGCCGCGTCCAGGCCGCCGTCCGCGGCCGCCTCGGCCGACTCGCCCGCGCCGTCGGGCCTGACGAGTCGGTAGAGGACCGTCTCGTGGACGTACGCGCCCGCTTCGTTCAGTCCGTCCAGGAGGACGTCGCTCCCGTGGTCGCTCCTGGCCACCTCGACGCGGGCGCCGGAGATCTCGCCTTCGAGGGCAGCCACGAGCCCGCTCGAGGAGAACTCCTCGGGAACGAGGTCGACCCGGAACCCCTCCGCTTCGAGCGCGTCGGCGGTGGGGTCGCCGATGGCGCAGACGGTCGTCTCGCCGGCGCGCCAGCCGGTTTCGGCGACCAGTTCTGCCCCGGTCTTGCTGGTGAAGACCGCGTAGTCGGCGTCCGTCCGGGGCGATGCGCCCGTCGGCGCGACTTCGAGCATCGGGTCGGCGAGCGCGTCGGCGCCCAGGTCGTCGAGCAGGGCGACCGCCTCGGTCGTGCGCTCGTCGTCGGGGCGGAAGAACGCGACGCGGGGGCGGTCGCTCACGACGGATCCGCTCCGTTCTCGAGGAAGGCGACGACGCGCTGGCGCTCGCGGGCCACGTCGCCGATGACGGTGACCGCGGGTGGTTCGATCCCCACCTCGTCGCGCGCCTCGACGATGGTCTCGAGCGTCCCGGTCGCGACCTGCTGGTCCGGCCAGGTGCCGCGTTCGACCAGTGCGACGGGCGTGTCCGGGTCCATCCCGACGTCCAGGAGTTCGCGGGTGTACTCCGGCAGTTTCCCGACGCCCATCAGGACGACGATGGTGCCGCCGGTGGCCGCCAGTGCTTCCCAGTCGACGGCCGAATCGTCCTTCGTGGGGTCCTCGTGGCCCGTGACGAAGGAGACCGAAGAGGCGTAGTCGCGGTGGGTGACCGGGATGCCGGCCACGCCAGGTCCGGCGATGGCCGAGGTCACGCCGGGGACGACCTCGAAGGGGACGCCGTGTTTGGCGAGGTAGACCATCTCCTCGCCGCCCCGGCCGAAGACGAAGGAGTCGCCGCCCTTGAGCCGGACGACGGTCTTGCCTTCGTGGGCGAGTTCTGCGAGTCGCTCGTTGGTGTACTGCTGGGAGGTGCGCTCGCCGCGGGCGCGCTTGCCCACGTCCTCGCGGCGCTCTTCGGGGATCAGTTCGATGATGTCCGGGCCGGGGAGCTTGTCGTGGAGGACCACGTCGGCCTCGTCGAGCAGCCGGCGGGCCTTGACCGTCAGCAGGTCCGGATCGCCCGGGCCGCTGCCGACGAGGTAGACCTTCCCCGGCGCGATGTCGGCGTCGTCCGTCATATTGGGCGGCCTTTCGCGTCCCCGGTCAAGAATCCTCCCGTTTCGCCTCGTCGGGCTCCGCCCGTTTGGCCCGCTCGATCAGGTCGTCGGCGCCCTGGTCGGCCAGCTCGGCCGCCAGGTCGCGGGCGGCCCCCGCGTGGTGTTCGACGGGCAGGTCCCGGCCCGCGTTGATCTCCTCGGTTCCGTCCCGCGAGAGCACGCGCACGACCGTGTGGACGACCGTCCCCTGCACCGTCGCGTGGACGCCGATGGGCGCGACACAGCCCCCGCCGAGTTCGTCGAGGACGATCCGCTCGACGCTGGTGGCGACCCGCGTCGGCGGGTGATCGAGCGCCTCGTGGATCGCGTTTCCGACCGCGTCGTCGTGCGCGGTCACCGCCAGCGCCCCCTGTCCCGGCGCGGGGACGAACCGCTCGACGGGGAGTCGCTCGTACTCGACGGCGTGGAGCAGCCCCGTGCGCTCCAGCCCGGCCTCGGCCAGCACGATGGCGTCGTACTCGGTCTCGACCTCGCGCTCGGTCGCGCGGCGCTCGACCTCGTGGAGCCCGTCGAACCACTTCTCCATCTCGGCCCGCGTCGCGTCCGAGAGGTCCTCGAGGTCGGGGCCGTCTCCGTCGTCATCACTCTCACCGGCGGCCCGTTCCAGCCGCCGCTCGTGTTCGGCCTGCAGCGTGGGCGCGAGCAGCTTCTCGACGCGCGTGTCGACGTTCCCCCGGAGGGGTGCGATCTCCAGGTCCGGCCGCTCGGCGAGCAGTTCCGCCCCGCGCCGGAGGCTGGCGGTGCCGACCGTCGCGCCCTCGGGGAGGTCCGCGAAGGCGGTGCCCTCGGGCGTCACCATCACGTCGCCCGCCGGGCCGCGTTCGGGGACGCCGGCGACGATCAGGTCGGGCGCGCCCTCCGTCGGAACGTCCTTCATCGAGTGGACGGCGGCGTCCACGTCGCCGTCGATCACGCGCTGGTCGAGGCTCCGGACGAAGGCTCCGGTCTTGCCGAGGCGGTGGATCAGTTCGTCCTGCAACTGGTCGCCGGTGGTCTCGACCTCGACGAGTTCGACCGACCGCCGTCGCCCCTCGAGGGCCTCCGCGACGGTGGCGGCCTGCCGGAGTGCGAGATCGGACCCTCGCGTCGCCAGCCGGAGCGTCCTGTCTGTCATACCACTCCCTCGACGGCCCGCCGTGAAAAGGACATCAGTTCGGGCTCGCTACCAGGGTTCGCTCTTCAGCGAGAGCTTGTAGGCCACCAGGTTCGTCCCGACGTGCAGGACGGGGGTCATCACGAGGACCACCGCCAGCACCGCGGCGGTGAACGTCTCGAGGAACCAGCCCGGGGCCACGAGCGCCGTGAGCGCGAGGCCCCCGACGACGAAGTCCAGTTGATCGAGGCCGGGAAACGCCGCCCCGCGCTGTCTGCCCGACCGCCGCTTCAGGAACGACGCGGCGATGTCCCCGACCATCGCGCCGACCGGCAGGCTCACGACGACCGCGGGCTCGAAGGTCGGCAGCGTCGCCCCCACCGCGCCGTCGAGCAGCGGCTGCAGGACGTTCAGGAGTAGCGCCAGGGACGCGCCGGCCGCGATCCCCGCGGCGGTCCCCAGCCAGGTCTTCCCGTCGCCGAGCAGCCGTTTGTCGTTCCACGTCCGCCCACCGTCGATCGGTGGTCCCCCGCCCACCAGGACCGCAGCGTTGTTCGGGACGTACGCGGGCAACATCGTCCAGAACGCGACCGCGAGTACGGCGACGAGATCCATTCCTGCCGGATGAGAGACCAGCCCGTCCCTTAAGGCCCCGGGTTCCTGTCGGGCGATAGACTCAGTAGCGTGGGCCGCCAGCTACCGCCATGCTCCCGCCACTCGCGAGTCGGTTCGTCGCCGGCGAGACCGAAGCCACCGCGCTCGAACGGGCCCGCCGGCTGAACGAGCGCGGTATCGGCGCGATCCTGAACCGCCTGGGCGAACACTACGACCGCTCCGAACCGGCCGACGCGGACGCGAACGCCTATCTGACGCTGCTCGGGGATCTCGAAGGGACGGACCTCCGTGCGTGTCTCTCGATCAAGCCCTCCCAGATCGGCCTCGGCGTCGACGCGTCGCTGTTCCGGGCGAACCTCGACCGGATCGTCGAGCGGGCGCGCGAGACGGACGTCTTCGTCTGGCTCGACATGGAGGACCACACGACGACCGACGCGACACTCGACGCCTACGAGGCGCTGGCCGAGGAGTACGGCGGTGGGGTCGGCGTCTGCCTGCAGGCGAACCTCCAGCGCACCCCGGACGACATCGCCCGGCTGGCCGACTGCCCGGGGAAGGTACGGCTGGTCAAGGGGGCCTACGACGAACCGGCCGACCTGGCGGTCCCGGCCGACCGGGTCGACGACGCCTACCGCACCCTGCTGGAACAGTCGTTCGCGGAGCGTGACGGGGGGATCGCCGTGGGCAGTCACGACCCGGCGATGCTCGACGCCGCCGACCGCCTCCACGCCGAGTACGACACCCCCTACGAGATCCAGATGCTGATGGGCGTCCGCGAGGACGCCCAGGAACGGCTCGCGGCGGACCACGAGGTCTGGCAGTACGTCCCCTACGGTAGCAAGTGGCCCTCCTATTTCTACCGGCGCGTGGCCGAACGGCGGTCGAATCTGTACTTCGCGCTACGGGCAATCGTCAACTAGTAAAGGGAGGCACAAGTACGGTCCCGTACCGCATATGGCCTCCTGGAAACGGGACATCGCGAGCGGGCTCATCGTCCTGCTGCCGGTCATCGTCACGCTGTACGTCATCGCGTACCTCTACGGCATCATCGCCAGCTCGACGGCCGTCTTCGGCCTCGATCTCACGGTGTTGACGCAGCTGGGCGTTCCAGACGGGGCCCTGGGACTGGTCCGCGTGCTGACGACGCTCGTCGTCTTCTTCCTGCTGGTCCTCTCGATCGGCTATCTCAGCCGGACCGCCTTCGGCGACATCTTCGAGGACGTCCTGGACAACCTGATGAACCGCCTGCCCGGGCTCCGGGTCGTCTACAACGCCTCGAAGATGGCCGTCGAGACCGCCGTCTCGGGCACCGACGAACTCCAGACGCCCGTCCGGGTCGAGACCTGGCAGGGTCTCCGCATGACCGCGTTCAAGACCGGCAAGAAGACCGAGGACGGCCGCGACGTGCTCTTTCTCCCGACCGCGCCGAACATCACCACGGGCTTCGTCATCGAAGTCGAACCCGACGAGTACGAGGAACTGGACGAACGCGTCGAGGACGCCCTCACGCGCATCCTCAGCGCCGGCTTCGGCGAGTCCCGCGACGACAGCGTCGCGATCAGCGTCACCGAGGAACTGACCGGCGACGGGCGGGGTAGCTCGGACGGCGAATCGAGCCCCGACCGGACGGACGACTAAGCTCGCCTTACGCACCGCTTCGGACGGCTTACTCCCGCCGAGGGTCAGCTTACTCGCGCCGCGGCTCGCCTTACCTGCAGCGCAGACGACAACGCGGCGCGTAACTATACCCGTCGCCGAACAACGAACGCGGGCATGGCAACGAGCACAACGGAGCCACAGGAAGTAGCCGAGACGGCACAACGGACCGGGACGGACCCGTGGGTGATCGCCGCCGGCGCGTCGGTGATCCTCTCGTGGTACGAGTTCTTCCTCCGCGGGAACAAGGAGATGGGGCTGTTCGTCGGGCTGTGGCCGCCGACGTTCCTGGCCTTCGCGAGTTACTTCGAACAGCTCCGGATGGGCGGTCTCATGGACCGCGCGATGGGCAAGAGCGGGTTCGTGGAATCGGTCGAACGGATGATCCAGAACCGCTAGACGTAGTCGAACCAGTCGGCGTAGTCGTCGGTCCGGCGCTCGATGACCTCGAAGAAGCGCGTCTGCAACTCGTCGGTGACCGGGCCCTTCCGGCCCGCACCGATCTCGTTGTCGTCGACGCTCCGGATCGGCGTGACCTCCGCTGCCGTCCCCGTGAAGAACAGTTCGTCGGCGGTGTAGAGTTCGCCCCGTGAGATGGTCGCGCCGTCGTGGACGGTGTAGCCCAGGTCCTCAGCGATCGTGACGATCGACTGGCGCGTGATCCCGTCCAGGATCGACTCCGCCAGCCCCGTCGTGTACAGTTCGCCGTCGCGAACGAGGAAGATGTTCTCGCCCGGCCCTTCTGCGAC
Above is a genomic segment from Halorientalis sp. LT38 containing:
- the pyrE gene encoding orotate phosphoribosyltransferase, whose product is MTSQDLIDALRDADAVKFGEFELSHGGTSEYYVDKYVFETDPRSLELIAEAFADRVGDAKLAGVALGAVPLVAVTSVETGQPYVIARKQAKEYGTGNRIEGDLAEGEEVVVLEDIATTGQSAVDAVEALREAGAVVDRVIVVVDRQEGAAENLAEHDVELESLLTADDLLADAPDDVGDGS
- a CDS encoding NifU family protein, which produces MSTETEGGDDDLREQITNFLRRNFPQIQMHGGSAAIQDIDRETGEVSIQLGGACSGCGISPMTIQAIKTRMTKEIPEITEVHANTGMGGNEGMAGGSTSPSFPGHESSGGDDDEGPEAPF
- a CDS encoding NCS2 family permease; this translates as MSDEPAAGDEAVTDGGQDSWFANYFGFAEHGTDLRTEILAGITTFLTMSYIVVVNPAILTAFPDDNTPGGIALEGYSAGEVFQMLAVVTILASAVAIFVMAFYANRPFGLAPGLGLNAFFAITVVGVMGVPWQTALAAIVTEGVIFIVLTAIGAREYIINLFPEPVKFGVGTGIGLFLAIIGFQAMGIVVDDPATLLALGDVASDPVAILSVFGLFLTFALYAAGIKGSIVIGIVGTTLLGWGLTAAGMFGRGTLTPASIPDPQYDITPLIGAFLDGFTNVEPFVFSLIVFTFFFVDFFDTAGTLVGVGQAGGFLDEDGDFPDIDRPLMADAVGTTVGGMLGTSTVTTYIESAAGVEEGGRTGMTALVIGLLFLASLVVVPLAAAIPQYASHIALVVVAVLLMGNVTDIQWDDFAHAVPAGLTIMVMPLTYSIAYGIAAGIISYPIVKTAQGEFRDVHVGQWLLAVAFVIYFAVRTSGVLTAVA
- a CDS encoding DUF5783 family protein, whose protein sequence is MAEFDPERFEDKYANYFTELQRAYKNAFQTMNDRYDSELIHGIDQFVLSESEPFYEGDGRFRIELPDDPYDRLQGVVVGEEKFDSIMDRYLDEIETELQRVFGFDTSE
- a CDS encoding helix-turn-helix domain-containing protein, which encodes MWEVAFTITPERGYFDLGERALWDVDVYFEAIRSFEFLADGTVLVVYEVDGDAETLRTCLDAVPQKVVDARVTEQGETLVAQLRFHPDETFERLLSIRQSFGVSMEFPIRFVDHEPSTLEIVETGSQEALRDRLAETRELADVHVKYVRRHDPETSQRFRELTERQQEVLLTAVELGYYENPRAATHADIAAELDCSASVVGQHLRRIEQRLVATTVPDAHDGTALVDGDD
- a CDS encoding DHH family phosphoesterase; this translates as MAGPVGALDDRAAACAERLRRAEAVLLASHIDADGLTSAGIAATALERAGIDFEVVFKKQLDPDEIATIAAREEETVLFTDFGSGQLDAIGEHEAAGDFTPVIADHHQPAETETEFHLNPLLEGIDGASELSGAGASYVLARALEDDGVDNRDLARLAVVGAVGDMQAVGGELVGANREIVAEGVEAGVLEEGTDIAFYGKQTRPLPKLLEYASEVRIPGISNNQSGAIRFLDGLGLDLKEDGEWRRWVDLTDDERQTVASSLVQRALQKGVPADKVDALVGTTYTLLAEPSGTELRDASEFSTLLNATARYERADVGLAVCLGDRDEGLERARKLLRNHRRNLSEGLQWVKETGVTREEHLQWFDAGEEIRETIVGIVAGMAVGVDGVDRDRPIVAFARKNEDETKVSSRGTGRLVAQGLDLSAVMGEASAAVGGGGGGHDVAAGATIPAGREAEFVEHADELVGEQLG
- a CDS encoding uroporphyrinogen-III synthase; the protein is MSDRPRVAFFRPDDERTTEAVALLDDLGADALADPMLEVAPTGASPRTDADYAVFTSKTGAELVAETGWRAGETTVCAIGDPTADALEAEGFRVDLVPEEFSSSGLVAALEGEISGARVEVARSDHGSDVLLDGLNEAGAYVHETVLYRLVRPDGAGESAEAAADGGLDAALFTSSLTVEHFLAAAAERGVRDEAVRGLEDAVVGVIGDPTAETARSHGIDVDVIPERADFEELATDAVAALDER
- the cobA gene encoding uroporphyrinogen-III C-methyltransferase — protein: MTDDADIAPGKVYLVGSGPGDPDLLTVKARRLLDEADVVLHDKLPGPDIIELIPEERREDVGKRARGERTSQQYTNERLAELAHEGKTVVRLKGGDSFVFGRGGEEMVYLAKHGVPFEVVPGVTSAIAGPGVAGIPVTHRDYASSVSFVTGHEDPTKDDSAVDWEALAATGGTIVVLMGVGKLPEYTRELLDVGMDPDTPVALVERGTWPDQQVATGTLETIVEARDEVGIEPPAVTVIGDVARERQRVVAFLENGADPS